The DNA region GTAATAATTTGTCCACGCAAATTAATCAACCCACAAATGTCTGGCGGTGCCAAAGGTACAGGAGTCATCGCTTGTGGACGAATCACTTCTTGAACGTGTTGCACGTCAATACCAAAGTAAACTCCTTTGAGAAAAAATGTGCAAATTTGTTGTTCAACCATGAGTAGCCAGTTGCAGCAAATAAGGGTTAGCAATCCGAATTACAGTTTCAATGTCGATAATTTCTGTGATTTGTCCTTGAATTACAGCACAGAAAAGCACACCAGGTCTACTAGGAATGCCTTTAATGGTTAGTGGTTCTTCCACAATATCAAGAATACGATCAACCACTAGCCCAACACTGAGTTCTGGATAAGGAGAGACAATAATTATCTGGAGCGTTTCTGCAACTGTCGCCAAAGCCTCATCATTAAAGCGATCGCCAACACCAAATATCTTATAAAGATCAATTAGCGGTAGAATTTGACCATAAGACTGATACACATTCTGATTAGCCACTTTTTCGACAGCAGAAGCAAAAATCTCTTCGAGCCGATATGCGATCGCTAGTGGAATGCCCATGCGTGCGCCTTGGGGCCCTTCAAAGAGTAAAATTGTTTGGCGATCGCCTGCTTGCTCTTGACTATTGGCAGCATTTTCGTTCAACAACTGCTTTTGTTTGGCGATTATACCAGTTCGGTTTGCCAGACCGACAACATCAATAATTAATGCCACTGTGCCATCACCTAAAACGGTGGCTCCTGCAAATAGGGATAGCATTTTTAACTGTTTTCCCAAAGGTTTAACTACAATATCTTGGATGTCTTCGATTGTGTCCACAACCAGTCCAAAACTATAATTATCAACTTGCACAATTACCAGACTGAGTGTTTCTAAGTTGCTAACACTATCCTGTTGCAAGACTTCGTTGAGATAAATCAAGGGTACAAGATTACCCCGCAAGCGATACACAGGCACATCGTATAATATCTCAATACTATTGAGTGTTTCTAGGCGTACTAGCTCTTGTAAACTCGCTTGGGGAATAGCATAGCAATCGCCCCCACTTGTAACAATCAATGCTGGAATAATTGCCAATGTCAGGGGAATCTTGATTTTGAAAGTCGTTCCTTGTCCCTGTTGGCTGTAAATTTCAATCGTTCCGTTAATCTTCTCAATATTGCTCTTGACAATATCCATCCCAACCCCGCGCCCGGATAGGTGAGTTACCTGTTCAGCAGTCGAGAAGCCGGATAAAAAAATTAAGTCCATCGCTTCTGATTGGCTCATGGTTGCAGCTTGCACGGCGTTGACTAAACCAAGTTGCTGCGCTCGCCCTTTCAGCTGTTCTAAATTCAGACCGCGACCATCATCGCCAATTTCAATATTGACTTTGCCGCTTTCGTGAAAGGCTTTGAGAAATAGCCGTCCTAAGCTTGGCTTTCCACAAGCAACCCGTTCGGCTGGTAATTCAATCCCATGATCAATGCAGTTGCGTACTAAGTGCGTCAAGGGGTCTTTAATTGTTTCAATAATACTTTTGTCTAGTTCGGTATCTGCTCCCTCCATCTCCACCTTAACTTCTTTACCAGAAGCGATCGCCAAATCGCGGGTGACGCGAGGGAACTTTTGCCAAATGGAACTAATTGGTTGTAGTCGAGTTTTCATCACCTCTTCCTGCAACTCGGCTGTAAGTTGGCTCAGATGTTGGCAGGTAGCAGTAAAACTATTATCTTTAAATTTTGTACTAAATCCGATTACCTGATTACGAGCTAAAACGAGTTCACCCACTAGGTTCATCATCTGATCTAGCAGATTAACGTTGACTCGGATATAAGCAGATTCTGATGTTGTCGTTGATATTTCTGTGAGTTCGTTATTGACATCACTACCTGCTGTATCTGGAGCTTCTGCATCTATTTGTGGCGTTTGTGTATTAACAAGCGATTGAGAGGGTTTTAGAGTCTGTTTTGCTTCTGACAATCGGGTTAAAGTTGCGATCAGTGCTGAATAATTGCGATTGCCATCCTGCTTTGTAGCTTGAATTTGAGACAGAATTTGCCGAATGCCGTCAACTGTTTGTAGTAAGATACTAATAATGTCAGGGGTGATTGCGATCGTGCGATCGCGCAGACACGAAAGCAAATTTTCTCCAGCATGAGCAAGTGATTCTAAATTAGGAAACGGTAAAAAGCCGCAATTTCCTTTAAGCGTATGGAGTGAGCGATAAATACGAACTAATGCTTCTCCATTCGCAGATGTTTTTTCTAACTCAATAATATCGCCTTCAATTTGATTCAAATTCTCATAGCTTTCAACGAGAAATGCTTCTATATCATCGTCAATTTCATTTAACTCCATCGGTTAATAAAGTATAAATTTATATATGATTATTTTAATACTAATTTAATATTAACCCTCAACAATCTCTATCTAAAGAGAGATGTTTGCCTTTTCTCAGGCTGAAGACATAATATTTACCTTAATGATATAGTTAAAAAGATCGCAATGTTACAGTTGCTATTCAACTCAAACTTTCAATAATGGTCGTTGTCAATACAGACAATCTTAACAAGTGCAAACAATGCAATGTGCATTCCGCCCCACAACTCTTGGAAACGCTGCGCGTAGCTTGCTTCCCCGTAGGGGTACGCTAACGTCAGTTTCTCAAATCATAACAACCTTGGTATTACTCAAATTATGTCAAGCAGGTATGCCTCAAAATGTATCTTAATGGCATGAGCCTGTAAGAAATCGACTGTCTAACCGATATCCAGCACACAATTAATTTTGCATTGGCTTCACAAAGTAAAGCTGGAATTAGATCGGATTTCAAATACTTAACAAATTTTAAAAGCTTCTATAGGACTCATATTTGATTTTTGAACAAAACTCAGTATACCTTTATTCCTTCTTCCCAGTCCTAGTCCCCAATCCCCAGTCCCTTACCTCTACAAGTGATTCAAAAATCAAATCGGATTGCTATATTATTAAAATTTTTTGCTTCACAGCATTATAGTTTCAGCGAGTTTGATAATTTTTCCGAAACTATTATTGATAATTGTAAAATTATATTTATTTCTTCTTTAATTCATTCCTTTTAATTAATAATATAGGCTAACTAGTCTATATTATTAATTGTTAAGCTAAAGCATAAAAGGACAAAGCTGATGGCAATGGTTTTGATTATCGATGATGCAGCTTTTTCTCGCAGAATGATCCGTAAGTTTCTGCAAATAGATGGTTATGAAATTATCGAAGCAACTAATGGGCGTGAGGGGTTAGAAATGGTTGACAACCATAAACCAAATTGTGTATTAGCGGATCTTCTAATGCCAGATATGAATGGGTTTGAATTTCTGAAAGCTATGCAAGATAAAAAATTAAAGATTCCGATCATTATCATTTCCGCCGATATCCAAGATGGCGCACGCAATCAAAGCTATAACCTGGGGGCAGTTAACTTTATTAATAAACCGCCAAAAGAAAGTGAATTGCGAAAGGCAGTCCGAGAAGTTCTTAATACTAAGGAATAAGTTTTCATGAGTGTGACAGCAGAAGAACTGGATGCCCTACAAGAGTTAATTAATATTGGAGTCGGTCGAGCAGCAAGTCTACTTAATGAAATGGTAGACTCTCACATTCGTCTAAAAATTCCGGTTGTTAAAGTCTTAACTGCTAACGAAGCATATCAAGAGTTAACAAAACGATTTCAGGATGATACTTTAGCATCTGTAAAACTACGCTTTACAGGTTCTTTCTATGGCACTGCTAGCTTAATTTTTCCAACTGACAGTGCATCAACATTGGTTGCAGTGCTTACAGGTGAAGAACCAGGATCGGCTGACCTAGATGCAGTCAAAATTGGCACCCTGAGCGAAATTGGGAACATTGTCATAAATGGGGTAATGGGTTCACTCAGTAATGTGCTAAAGAAGCATCTAAACTACACATTGCCCGTTTATTTAGAAGATACCCTTGAAAATTTATTATTATCTGCATACGAGAGCGATTCAAAAATCCTACTGGCGCAAGCCAGTTTCACAATTGAACGCTTTGAAATTATCGGAGATATTATTTTAATCTTTCTGGTTGGCACTTTTGATGCGCTGATAAATGCAATGAATGAGTAAAATCGAAATAATTCAATAATATAATTATAGTACAAATAGTTTTAATAAATATTAAAAGACTTTGATAATGCAATGAATATAATTGAACAAGCTCAGGAAAAATTCAGCCTTTTAGATAAAATTCCCTTAGGAGCTTTTGTTCTAAAATCAGATTATATTGTTATCTTCTGGAACTCCTGCTTAGAGGAATGGACAAAAATTCCGAAAAGTAAAATTTTGGGAATTTCTATTCAGGAATATTTTCCTCATCTGAATCAACCTCGCTACGCTAGCCGTTTGCACCAAATTTTTCAAGGCGGGCCTCCGACAATTTTTTCTTCTCAACTGCATAAATATATCATTCCAGTACCTATATCTCAAGATAAATACCGCATTCAACACACAACTGTTACTGCTGTATCTGCGTTTCATGGAGATGGATTTTATGCTCTGTTTTCAATTGAAGATTTGACAGATTTAACGTTCCGAGTTCAGGAATATAAAAATCTACGCGATCAGGCTCTAGCAATAGCAGAAGAACGCCAACGAGCGAAAGAAGCTGCTGAGAGAGCAAATCGCATAAAAGATGAATTTTTAGCAATTGTTTCTCATGAACTTCGTTCTCCTCTTAATCCAATTTTAGGGTGGGCAAAGCTATTAAAGAATCGCTCATTAAACGAAGCTACTACTGTACGTGCCCTAGAAACCATCGAACGAAATGCTGAATTACAGGCTCAGTTGATTGAAGATTTGTTAGATATCTCTCGTATTCTCCGGGGCAAGCTAGCACTTAATTTAGAAAGGGTTAATCTTGTTTTTACTGTTCAAGCTGCCTTAGAGACAGTGCAATTGGCAGCAGAAGCAAAGTCCGTTCAAATTAATCTTCATTTAGATACAGGAATTGGACAGGTTAAGGGTGATAGTAGTCGTATTCAACAAATTATTTGGAATCTGCTTTCTAACGCTGTTAAATTCACACCATCCGGCGGACAGGTAGAAGTTTACTTAAAACAGATTAATTCTGAGATACAACTGAAAGTTAGTGACACAGGTAAAGGTATTAGTCCTGACTTTCTACCATACGTATTTGAATATTTCCGTCAGGCAGATAGTAGTACAACCCGAAGTTTTGGTGGACTAGGACTTGGTTTAGCGATTGTGCGCCAACTTGTTGAATTACATGGCGGTACAGTTTCGGCAGAAAGCGCTGGAGAAGGACTTGGTGCAACGTTTACGGTTTGCCTACCCGTGTTTGAACATGTGGAATTAGAAAGAGAAAATCACAATGTATCAGAAGATTTCTATCCATCTTGTATGCTTTATGCTCCACTAGAAGGAATACGTTTGTTAATTGTAGATGATAATACTGATACCCGTGAGTTTCTAAGTTTTTTATTGGAACAGCAGGGAGCAATTGTAACGCTTGCAGCATCAGCCAGTGAAGCACTGACTGCAATTATGCAGTCAAAGCCAGATTTGCTGTTAAGTGATTTAGGTATGCCAAATGTTGACGGTTACACTTTGATCAGAAAGTTACGAGCAATGCCCGCGAATTTAGGTGGACAAATTCCCGCGATCGCTCTTAGTGCTTACGCCGCAGAAACCACACAAAAACAGGTTTTTACAGCCGGATTTCAACTCCATATCGCTAAACCAGCCGATCCTGCCAGATTGGTAGCTGCGATCGCAGCCCTTGTGAAGAATTGAACTTTTAAAAGTCATTAAGTTTGCAGCATTCTCTAACCTAGTTCTACACTTGTCACAGCAAAGATGCGATAAATGGGTAAATTAGGAATTTCTTTAGTGTACATCCGAGCAGTTTGAGAGACTGGCTGCAATTGGTAACGTTGAACTAGGTCAATCGCTTGTAGATTTGCATCCGGCACATCAAAAAACACTGGAGCATGAGGATTTTGTGCAAGCAAGGCTTGAAACAATGCTTCAGCAATCTGTTCATCATTAGCAAATAGTGGCCCAACCCTAAAACCTGTATGGGCAGGTCGGATAACTCCGTAACCAGCAAGATATCCATTTTTGAGAAACCCGAAAGCAGTACTTTCTGGCTGTTCAATCCAATGTTGCAGAAATAGCGATCGCTTAGAAGGAAAAAATTGGCGATCGTAAGCCACCAAATCTTCAAAAGGCACTGTTTTCAGATCCACGATTCCAGCAGGCACAACACCGCCACCTACCGCTTCATAACGAATATGGTTATAAGCGATTTGGAAACCAGACTTTTTGTAGTTATCTTGTTGAGCTACTGCACCATCCAAGCCGATGTTACGATCGGCACCCAGATAGTCCATTGCTGTCTTCCAAATTTTTATACCCAACCCCTGCCCACGAAACTGGGGTTTCACAACGTAAAAACCTATAACGGCAAAGTGTGGATCGTAAGCAACAGCAGAAATGCACCCCACCGGCTCACCATTCAACTCACCCAAGAAAAAACCGCTCTCGTCACTTTGATAAAAAGATTGAGCATCATACTTTCCTGGATTCCAACCTTCGGTTGCTGCCCAAGTAATCGCCAAATCCATTTCCGACCTTTTCATTGGGCGGACGACGAAATTCTCAGTGGTCATAATATCTTCTTACTATAGGAATCCGGTTTGATTTTTGAAAATATACGTAGGATGTGTTAGCACGGAGAGTACGGCATCAAACTCGTGTTCATAGTGCGTTACGAACTCCGTTCTAACACACTCTACAATACTTAATTTCGTTCAAAAATCAAATAGTAATCCTATACTAGGCTGTTAACTATTTAACTTGGCTTTTGCAAACTGAGTGATAACTCTTAATATTACTTTTTTGTATAGCTGCGCTTTCCAGTCCCTTGAGCATCTTTTATTCAAATACTACTGTTTTATTACCATATACTAATACATGATTTTGCAAGTGCGATATCTGACGACAAGGCTAGCGCCAACGCCGTTTTTTTTAGCGGTGATTTTAGGGAAATTCTGACAAATCAAGAGTAAGACTTTGTGCGACACAAATCTAAATAAATTAGTCATGCTTTTGTCACAATTCTGCAATAGCTCTGTCAATATAACGTGTGATGCTATAGCTCTGGGTTAAAAAATAGACTCTCTCTATAGTAAATCCACACACCAGAGTCTACCGAGGAGAATCACTATAAGGCACTAATCCTTATTTGGATGAATCTTCTAATCAAAATTGTCAGAACTCTTATAGTTAGAAGGAACAAAAAGATGAATTGGAAAGTACTTGCTTTGCTCCCTGCCTTGGCTTTAGCTACT from Nostoc commune NIES-4072 includes:
- a CDS encoding chemotaxis protein CheW translates to MELNEIDDDIEAFLVESYENLNQIEGDIIELEKTSANGEALVRIYRSLHTLKGNCGFLPFPNLESLAHAGENLLSCLRDRTIAITPDIISILLQTVDGIRQILSQIQATKQDGNRNYSALIATLTRLSEAKQTLKPSQSLVNTQTPQIDAEAPDTAGSDVNNELTEISTTTSESAYIRVNVNLLDQMMNLVGELVLARNQVIGFSTKFKDNSFTATCQHLSQLTAELQEEVMKTRLQPISSIWQKFPRVTRDLAIASGKEVKVEMEGADTELDKSIIETIKDPLTHLVRNCIDHGIELPAERVACGKPSLGRLFLKAFHESGKVNIEIGDDGRGLNLEQLKGRAQQLGLVNAVQAATMSQSEAMDLIFLSGFSTAEQVTHLSGRGVGMDIVKSNIEKINGTIEIYSQQGQGTTFKIKIPLTLAIIPALIVTSGGDCYAIPQASLQELVRLETLNSIEILYDVPVYRLRGNLVPLIYLNEVLQQDSVSNLETLSLVIVQVDNYSFGLVVDTIEDIQDIVVKPLGKQLKMLSLFAGATVLGDGTVALIIDVVGLANRTGIIAKQKQLLNENAANSQEQAGDRQTILLFEGPQGARMGIPLAIAYRLEEIFASAVEKVANQNVYQSYGQILPLIDLYKIFGVGDRFNDEALATVAETLQIIIVSPYPELSVGLVVDRILDIVEEPLTIKGIPSRPGVLFCAVIQGQITEIIDIETVIRIANPYLLQLATHG
- a CDS encoding response regulator; protein product: MVLIIDDAAFSRRMIRKFLQIDGYEIIEATNGREGLEMVDNHKPNCVLADLLMPDMNGFEFLKAMQDKKLKIPIIIISADIQDGARNQSYNLGAVNFINKPPKESELRKAVREVLNTKE
- a CDS encoding chemotaxis protein CheC, producing the protein MSVTAEELDALQELINIGVGRAASLLNEMVDSHIRLKIPVVKVLTANEAYQELTKRFQDDTLASVKLRFTGSFYGTASLIFPTDSASTLVAVLTGEEPGSADLDAVKIGTLSEIGNIVINGVMGSLSNVLKKHLNYTLPVYLEDTLENLLLSAYESDSKILLAQASFTIERFEIIGDIILIFLVGTFDALINAMNE
- a CDS encoding ATP-binding response regulator codes for the protein MNIIEQAQEKFSLLDKIPLGAFVLKSDYIVIFWNSCLEEWTKIPKSKILGISIQEYFPHLNQPRYASRLHQIFQGGPPTIFSSQLHKYIIPVPISQDKYRIQHTTVTAVSAFHGDGFYALFSIEDLTDLTFRVQEYKNLRDQALAIAEERQRAKEAAERANRIKDEFLAIVSHELRSPLNPILGWAKLLKNRSLNEATTVRALETIERNAELQAQLIEDLLDISRILRGKLALNLERVNLVFTVQAALETVQLAAEAKSVQINLHLDTGIGQVKGDSSRIQQIIWNLLSNAVKFTPSGGQVEVYLKQINSEIQLKVSDTGKGISPDFLPYVFEYFRQADSSTTRSFGGLGLGLAIVRQLVELHGGTVSAESAGEGLGATFTVCLPVFEHVELERENHNVSEDFYPSCMLYAPLEGIRLLIVDDNTDTREFLSFLLEQQGAIVTLAASASEALTAIMQSKPDLLLSDLGMPNVDGYTLIRKLRAMPANLGGQIPAIALSAYAAETTQKQVFTAGFQLHIAKPADPARLVAAIAALVKN
- a CDS encoding GNAT family N-acetyltransferase, producing MTTENFVVRPMKRSEMDLAITWAATEGWNPGKYDAQSFYQSDESGFFLGELNGEPVGCISAVAYDPHFAVIGFYVVKPQFRGQGLGIKIWKTAMDYLGADRNIGLDGAVAQQDNYKKSGFQIAYNHIRYEAVGGGVVPAGIVDLKTVPFEDLVAYDRQFFPSKRSLFLQHWIEQPESTAFGFLKNGYLAGYGVIRPAHTGFRVGPLFANDEQIAEALFQALLAQNPHAPVFFDVPDANLQAIDLVQRYQLQPVSQTARMYTKEIPNLPIYRIFAVTSVELG